From the Borrelia puertoricensis genome, one window contains:
- the rsfS gene encoding ribosome silencing factor: protein MEDMLKIYDVKKLCKIISDFGGIDVLGINVSSVCNWADFFVIVSCLSFKQMEALYTERLITFFKEKNFNYCIDGKGFVHDWTIISCEGLVVHLMSEKAREYYELEKIWDQGKIIYP from the coding sequence ATGGAAGATATGTTAAAAATATATGATGTTAAGAAATTATGTAAGATTATATCTGATTTTGGCGGGATTGATGTTTTAGGTATTAATGTTAGTTCTGTTTGTAATTGGGCTGATTTTTTTGTTATTGTTTCATGTTTATCATTTAAGCAAATGGAAGCTTTGTATACCGAAAGATTAATAACGTTTTTTAAGGAAAAGAATTTTAATTATTGTATTGATGGTAAAGGTTTTGTTCATGATTGGACAATTATTTCATGTGAAGGTTTAGTTGTACATTTAATGAGTGAAAAGGCCAGAGAATATTATGAACTTGAAAAGATATGGGATCAGGGAAAAATTATTTATCCTTGA
- the spoVG gene encoding septation regulator SpoVG has translation MNITDVRIRRVDNKNPGSKLLAYVTVIFDDCLVLHNIRVIRGQKGVFIVMPNRRTKVGEYKDIVHPINQNFREILQSAIFKEYVKENPSSLEFGLG, from the coding sequence GTGAATATTACAGATGTAAGAATTAGGAGAGTTGATAATAAAAATCCCGGTTCGAAGCTATTGGCATATGTGACAGTTATTTTTGATGATTGTTTGGTTTTGCATAATATCAGGGTTATTAGGGGGCAAAAAGGTGTTTTTATTGTTATGCCTAATAGAAGAACTAAGGTCGGAGAGTATAAAGACATTGTACATCCTATTAATCAAAATTTTAGAGAGATTTTGCAGAGTGCTATTTTTAAAGAATATGTGAAGGAAAATCCTTCAAGTCTTGAATTTGGATTAGGCTAA